The sequence AGGTATACTGAGGCAGATGGGGGCAGGGTGCTGAAGTACCTTGGCTGGGTTTATACAGCGTCATTCTAGCTGTCAGGGAGGCTGCGTCTCCAGATGTGGGCTCAGGGGGTCACGTGGAAGTCGGCGGACATCCTTTCCGGGGTCTGACACCAGGTGTTTCCCTTGGCCTTCTAGCCGTGCCAGTTTGACTATGCCGTCTTCTGCCCCAACCTGACAGAGGTGTCATCCACAGGCAATGCAGGTGAGATGTGAGAGGCATGGCCCCTGGGGATGGGCAGGGGTCCCTGAGGTAGGCAGTGGGGGCTTCCAGACTGGAGGTTTGGggtagaaaataaatttgttttactgTATAAGCACACTTTAGTGTACTTATACTCTTTTATACACCAAAgtatactttatttaattttatttttaaaaatttttgcccaggcgcggtggctcatgcctgtaatcccagcactttgggaggccgaggcgggtggatcacgaggtcaggagattgagaccatcctggctaacacagcgaaaccttgtctctactgaaaaatataaaaaattagccaggcgtggtggtgggtgccggtagtcccagccacttgggaggctgagccacttgggaggctgaggcaggagaatggtgtgaacccaggaggcggagctggcagtgaaccaagatcacgccactgcactctagcctgggcaacagagcgagactccgtctcaaaaaaaattttttttctttaatttaatttttgagacagagtctcactctgtcacccaggctggagtatagtggcacaatctcagctcactgcaacctctgcttcctgggttcaaatgattctcatgtctcagcctctggaatagctgggattacaggcatgtgccaacatgcccagctaatttttatatttttagtagagacagggttttgccatgttggccaggctgttgtcaaactcctggcctcagatgatccgcccacctcagtctcccagagtgctgggattacaggcgtgagccactgcacccggccagcatttttaattttatacgAAACAGAGTATAATAGAAAATACCAGTGTGCATTGCACAAAGTAAGGGTAGGTCCTATTTGGCGAAGGTCATTCTGTTCCAGGCATATGTATAAGTATGTGAGTACTGGGTTGcaatgtaaaatgtgttttttactaTGTGTCgtgttaaaaatttttgaaatagtgTAAAAAATACAGGTCCCaggctggacttggtggctcacacctgtaaccccagcattttggcaggaggattgtttgagcccaggagttaaaagccagacctcatctctgtaaaaaaaaatagaagaattagccaggtgtggttgtgtacacctgtggtcctagctacttaggaggctgaagtggaaggatcgcttgagcctggacggtggaggctgcagtgagtcatgaagtcatgattgcatcactgcactccagtctgggtgacagagcaagaccctggaccctgtcttaaaaaaaaaaaaaaaaatctccagtcCCCACATCAGTCTGGCTGGGGAGAGTtctgaaatctgcatttttttttttttcttgagacactctcgctctgttgcccaggctggagtgcagtggtgccatcttggctcactgcaacttctgcctcccagattcaaatgattctcccacctcagccttgcgagtagccaggactacaggcacgcgccactatacccagctaatttttgttttttgtttatttttaagatggagtcttggctgggcgcggtggctcaagcctgtaatcctagcactttgggaggccgagacgggtggatcacaaggtcaggagatcaagaccatcctggctaacctggtgaaaccccgtttctactaaagaatacaaaaaactagccaggcaaggtggcaggcgcctgtagtcccagctactcgggaggctgaggcgtgagaatggcgtaaacccgggaggcagagcttgcagtgagctgagattcggccactgcactctagcctgggcgacagagcgagactccgtttcaaaaaaaaaaaaaaagatggagtctcgctctgttgcccaggctggagtgcaatggcatgatctcagctcactggaatctccccctcccgggttcaagccattctcttgcctcagccttccaagtagctgggattacaggcgcatgccaccacgcctggctaaatttttttttttttttagaaatggggtttcaccatgttggccaggctgatcttgaactctttttttttttggagacggagtctcgctctgtcgcccaggctggagtgcagtggccggatctcagctcactgcaagctctgcctcccaggttcacgccattctcctgcctcagcctcccgagtagctgggactacaggcgcccgccacctcgcccagctaggtttttttatgttttagtagagacggggtttcaccgtgttagccaggatggtcccgatctcctgaccttgtggtcctcccgtcttggcctcccaaagtgctgggattacaggcttgagccaccgcgccaggcctgatCTTGAagtcttaacctcaggtgatccgcccgcctcggcctcccaaagtgctgggattacaggcgtgagccaccacgcctggcctggaatctgcatttttaaccagCAACCCCAGAAATGCCCACTTGGTGATGGTCCCCAGCtggatttccattttatagatggagacaATGAGGCCAGGGTGGGGAAATGGTACCTAGTGAGCAAAAGCTGTGGAGCCAGGGTATCTGGCACTGCCTcttgtgaccttaggcaagtcacggAACCTGTCTGAGCTGCAGTTTCTTCATTGTGTCCATGGAGAAGACCATGAGCTGAGACTGCTGGCCTGATGATGTAAAGGGCTTGGTGCTAAACAGGTGCTCACGGTGCACCAGCCCCTTTCTCCACTCCTGTCCCTTACTCCCTCTCCCCTTCGCTGACATGCCTGTCTCTGTGCCCCACAGACCAACAGAACTTCACGGTGACACTGGACCAGGTTCTGCTCCGCTGCCTGGAACACCAGCAGCACTGGAACCACCTGGACGAAGAGCAGGCCAGCCCGGACCTCTGGAACGCCCCCAGCCCGGAGCCTGGTGGGCCCACATCCCTGCTGCTGGcgccccacccaccccacacctGCAGCGCCAGCTCCCTCGTCTTCAGCTGTATTTCACATGCCTTGCAATGGATCAGCCAAGGCCGAGACCCTGTCTTCCAGCCACCCACTCCCCCAAAGGGCCTCCTCACCCACCCTGTGGCTCACAGTGGGGCCAGCGTACTCCATGAggctgctgccatccatgtgCTGGTCACTGGCAGCCTGCACCTGGTGGGTGGTGTCCTGAAGCTGCTGGAGCCTGCACTGTCCCAGTAGCTGAGGCCCGGGGTTGGAGGTGGGAGCCTCCCACACCTGCCTGCGTTCTCCCCATGAACTTACATACTAGGtgccttttgttttctgctttcctGGTTCTGTCTAGACTGGCCTAGGGAGCAGGGCTCTGGGATGGGAGGCCAGGAGAGGATATCCTCTTTTTTAAGGCTCTGTGCCTTGGTCTCTCCTTCCTCCTGGCCGAGATATCGAGGGGCTCCCCGGGTCTCTCACTGTTGCAGTGGCCTGGCCGTTCAGCCTGTCTCCCCCCATACCCTGCCTGCCTCCTGGCTCAGGCCCAGCGTATTGTGTGCACTGCCTGGCTAGGCCCTGGGTCCTGCCATGTGCTGGGTGGTCGATTTCCTCCTCCCAGTGCCTTCTGGGAAGGGAGAAGGCCTCTGCCTGGGACACCCTAGGACAGTGGGTGGCTGGAGTGAATTAAAGcctttaactttgttttttaaagaaatggcaaAGCCTTCGACTGACCCTTGACCCCCTGCTCCCtcagcagagacagggagagaggggcTGCTGGTGGTCAGGGACCTGCGCGGTGTGGAGGAagcctggctgtgtgacctgggacaagtccctccctccctgtgcGCCTCTGTGGCCTGACTGTGAGATGAGAAGACCGGACTGACGCCTGTTGACCATATGCCAGGCAGTGCTTTCTGCAGACCCCCTTGCATAGACTTGGTGACGGAGAATTATACCCATTTGACAGACGAGGGAACTGTGGCTGGCTTCAAGAAGCCATGGGGGCcagatacggtggctcacgcctgtaatcctagcacttttggaggctgaggcgggcggatcaggaggtcaagagatggagaccatcctggccagcatggtgaaaccctgtctactaaaaatacaaaaattagccgggcatggtggcgcacacctgtagtcccagctactcgggagactgaggcaggagaattgcttgaacttgggaggcggagcttgcagtgagccgagatagtgccactgtactccagcctgggtgacagagtaagactccgtctcaaaaaaaaaaaaaaaaaaaaggccatgggACCTGCCTACAGTCACAGGCCAACAAGTGGCAggtccaggatttgaactcagagcAGTCGAGGGCCTGTGTTCAGAACCCCAGAGTGAGAGCGTGGATGGGGCCTCCTGGTGTTTGCTTTCTTGCAGCCGAGACCCTGGGGTGTGCTGCCGAGGGGGTGAGTGGCAGAGGGGAACTGGCTCCTGCTACTGTTCAGGATGCCACCCCTGCCACCAGGCCAGCCCAGTGGGGGCCAAGGACAAGAGCAGCCCTATCCCGTGCCCTCACCCCACCCTGGCGTTGAATGTCACTGCCCTTCTCCCAGCCTAGCCCATCACTCGTTTCATGGTCTGATTTATTGGTGGTGAATACACAGGGGCGGGCCCAGGACAAGCAGCTTGGCTACTCCCCCTCTGCTGGCTGCCCGACCGGCAGAGGGGGCTCCATGTGGCAGGAGCTAGGCTCCCAACGCCCACTGTTCTTGCCACCCTCTGGGCTCCCAGGCTGGGCTCCGCTAGGCTCCTGTCTCCCCCGCCAGTTAGGCAAGTCCAGGTGTGGAGGCCGAAGGGATAGATCCAGGTGGCTCTGGGCTGGGCCCTCTTCCGTTCCTCAGGGGGAGGTGCTGTCAGCCTGGCTGGGCTGGCCTGGATCTGTTTCAAGTTCTCCCCTCCTGCCCAGCTCAGTTCACCAGTGCTGGATCCAGGTTCAAATGACAGGGACTTGGGGTTTTACAACAGTGTGGCAAATGGTCTCTCTCCGTGGCCCCGGGCAGCCGTCTCCCAGACCCACTGGGTTGAAGGttctgtggggtggggtggagggaccCCAAGGTGTTCCAAGGCATTGGCCCCACTGGCAGCAGGCGTCTgagagggaggtgggaagggCGGGCACGGAGAGCAGGCTCCATCCTGGGTCGAGTGGAGGACTGGCTCCCAGGGTGAGTTCACAGCGGTGCTCCCGGCTGGCGGCTGCTCAGGCTCTCCTGCTGGGCAAGCTTGGGGGGCCGGGGCTACGCCATGCTGCTGGTGGAGCAGGGGGTGCTCTGGGTGCTCCCGATGCTGTGGTTGGTGCTGCTGCTCTCTGAGGAGGCCGGGGCAGCCACCGCCACCACGGGCTCCCGCTTGCCGGGGGAACCTGGGAGCAGGGGCGGAGGTCAGGGTCCCGGCCAGGGCTCCTCAATCCCTCAGAGGCTTCACTGGGCTCCCCCGGGTGGGTGGAGGGGCCCGGCATGCTCACTGTGGGGGCCTGGGGTACTCACGCGTGTGCGAGTAGATGTACCAGAGTGCGGCGGTGAGCAGGGCCCCGATGAGGAAGGCACCAAAGGTGATGCCCAGCACGGCGGGCAGGACGAGGCCTTTGCTTGTGCAACCTAGAGAGGACCGGCGCCATCAGCACTGCCGCCTCTGCCCCTGCCCCATCCCCTACCCTGTTGTGCTGGCCTGCGTGGGCTTTGGTGCCAGCCCTGCTCACCCTTGGACCCTTGACTTCGCTGAACCTCAGTCTCCTCTTGTAGCAAACAGGCTCATCACAGCCGGGCCTGGCATTGAGCCATGGTTGCTAGAATTATCCACCTAGAGGGCCCAGCCAGGCCTTTTGGGTCATGCCTCTGCCCCTCAAGGCTGATGGAGATGTGTTTTCAGGGAGGATGGATGGGGtaaattgaggaaactgaggctcaggagtgCAGGGCCTGCCCCACCTGCTGCGTGACCTTAGGTCAGCCCTGCCCCTCTCTGAGGCCTTTAGCAGGTAGACAACGGGTCAGAGCAGCTCCAAGCACCCTGCAGCTCTGCTCTGTGATTGCTCCAAGCCTCATTCCCTCCACATTCCTGACTCCTGTGTGACTACAGGCCAGGCAGTCTTCCCTTGAGCCTCTGATGTCCAATTCTGTGTCATGGGGTTATCAGCCCTGCCTTCTTGGTCCTGGGCTGGGAGTGGAGGCTCCATCCTgacctggatgtggtggcagagaGGTAGGTGCCCCCATCCCTCACCCCTGCCTCTGCCGCCAGTGTCGGGACTCTTCTGCCTAGTATGGGCCTGGGGTGAACTGATGGAGAGGCTAGAGGGAGCATCCTGCAGGGAGAGGCCTCAAGGAAGGCAAggccagcacccccaccccaaagGGCCTCTGTCCCACCCAGGAGGCTCCATCCTCCCAGCAACGGTGGGAATGGAGTGGAGCCGTGAGTAGGGGCAGAGGCCTAGACTCCCACGCCACAGGATGGTCCCGGGCAAGGGCTCTCCATCTGCAAAGTGCAGGCTCTGGCCCCTGTTCTAGGCTGCTGTGACTCTGGGAagccctccccctgccccttctGGGCCGCTTTCTCTGGGATCCCCCTTGCCATGTGCTATGTGCTATGTGCCGAGGCCGTTTCTCAGGGCTGCCCGCTGTGCCCTACTGTGACCTCAGCCACTAGAACAAACCCGAGAGACCTGGAGGGAGCTCACCAGACAGGTCAGGGCTGATGACGTTCAAGCGCGTGAAGACAGTCCTacggacttcctggaggaggaagagagagcagtaTGTGGCACAGCCTTTGGGAGGCGGCTTCCAGGTTTACTCCCTGGCTGTGACCCCAGCCCACTCTAGAGCCTTGGCTTAGAATCCCATCTCCACCGCTTCGTAGCTGGATGCCTCTGGGTGAGTCCTGGAAGATCTGTGCTGTGGGAGGGTGCCTAGTGGACAATCCCTGGCTGCTGCTGACATGTTTCCTGTGAGTTCCTGGAGGCCTTGATGCCTGGGAGCACTGCAGGAACACTGTGGGAGCACTGTGGGAGCGCTATGCATCCCTCACCCTCGTGAACACTTTGGAGCTATGAGCCAGGTCAGCCCAGAGCCCTAGGCTCACTGTGGCTGGAGGGAGAGGCCCACTTAGGTGAGCCTCGAAGGCTTCCCTAGCTTCATATGACCAGAGAAGTTTGTAATCCTGGAGGCCTGTCTGTGTAAGGGCCTGGGGGTGACTCTGGGGGCATCCAGGACAGATTGCCTGAGAGTGGGGGTCACCAGATGGTGAAGTGTTGTGACTGGCAAATACAGAAAGCCAGGAGTGTGTGTCCTTTGTCTGCCTCTCTTCCCTCAGGTCTCCTGTTCTTTGAGATTACACTGGTGACCATACTAcatggatggatgtgtgggtggCTAGATTCCTGGGTGGGATGGTAGGAAGATGGTGGATGCCTGGCTGGGATGGCaggtgggtgggagggtggatggatggacggacgggtGAATAAGTGGAAGGATAGATGAAGGATAGATGGACAGTTGCAGCTGCATAGTCTGCCAGTGCCCAAGACATGGCAATCCCCCCAGAAAGCTCTCGGGTGGCAGAAAGTGCTGCTGGCAGCCAGACTGCCAGGCCACATGCCTGACTAAGGCTCTGCCCCTCACCAGCTGGCCCCACATCCCTGTGGGCTGCCATGTCCTTTCCTGCAAACCACAGACCTGGAAGCTCCCACTTGAAGCTGGGGCCGGCCCAGGCTCCACTCACCTGGTCTTGGGACCCGGTCTTGGGACGCAGGGCTATAGTGCAGCTGAGGGTGCCGGTTTTGGGTATGGGTACTGTGTAGAAGTGGAGGAGGAAGCTGAAGCGCGGGTTACCCTCGGGGCTTGGGGACAGCAGGCTCACACAGTTGCCCTTGGCCGCCCGGCCCTGGATGAGTTCCATGGTGCCTCCCTCAGGCCCCAAGTCCAGGTGGCAGCTGTCTAGCTGGAGCAGGAACTCGGGGATGGATGGGGACACTCTGACCTGCATGGGTAGGTAGGGCCACGAGGCATGGGCAGCTGCtcttcaccccaccccacctgctGCCTTGAAATATCGGCTAGAATGAAGAGTTCCCACCCCTGAGTCCTCGCGGTGGAAGGAAAGGCATGGACCTGTCTGGGTCAGAGGAGGAGGACAGGGCCACATCCTCGTCAGCATCCCTGAGCaatgccttctctctctccctctcccacgcACCCAGGCCATCTCCCTCCTGACTCTGGGATTCTCATCTCCTCTGGAGTCATGGTGGGAAGAAAGGCGGAGAGGAAGTTGCAGGAGCTGGGAGGCCCGAGGGGTGACAGGCATGCCAGGTACCTGCACAAAGCTCTGCTGCCCCGGCTCGATGGTGTTGGAGGCCTGGAGGAAGTGTGGGCTGAGGTAGAGGCCCAGCTGGAAAGAGAGGCTGTCCATGTTGAGGCAGTGCACCTTTTTCTGGGGGAGGACGGGAGGGAGACTTGGTCAGTCCGGTGGCACCAGCCAGGAGGGCGAGGGGTGTGGGGAGGAACAGACGTCATGGCCCTGTGGAGTTGCCtgactcatctttttttttttttttttttttttaaactaatatttatcAAGGAGGCACCAGGTGCCAGGCTGTGTGAAGAGCTTCCACACGGCACCTCACTGGCTGCCCAGAAGCACCCTGTGGTGCAGCGTCCTTTCTTAGGCCACCTTTGGGCCCAGAAAactaaagtgacttgcccaaggc is a genomic window of Chlorocebus sabaeus isolate Y175 chromosome 12, mChlSab1.0.hap1, whole genome shotgun sequence containing:
- the LOC103239823 gene encoding LOW QUALITY PROTEIN: uncharacterized protein (The sequence of the model RefSeq protein was modified relative to this genomic sequence to represent the inferred CDS: deleted 2 bases in 2 codons; substituted 2 bases at 2 genomic stop codons); this encodes MGLSALPSWSWAGSGGSILTWMWWQRGRCPHPSPLPLPPVSGLFCLVWAWGELMERLEGASCRERPQGRQGQHPHPKGPLSHPGGSILPATVGMEWSREXGQRPRLPRHRMVPGKGSPSAKCGSGPCSRLLXLWEALPLPLLGRFLWDPPCHCYVLCAEAVSQGCPLCPTVTSATRTNPRDLEGAHQTGQG